A segment of the Mycobacterium intracellulare ATCC 13950 genome:
AGACTGGACGACAAGCCAACCGGCGCCAGGCGCCTGGTTTGACAGCAATCAACGGAGGTTCGACCCATGGCCAAACGAGGCCGTAAGAAGCGCGACCGCAAGCACAGCAAGGCCAACCACGGCAAGCGGCCCAATTCCTGAGGACGCTACTGCGTACCCCGGATGATGGTGGTGCGCCGAATCTCGAGCCGTAGCCGCTCGCGCAGGCCCTCCGGGGCCCTCTCACCTTTGCACTTGGTGGCGATCAACGCCTTGATCCGCTCTTCGAGCCCGTAGTGCTTGAAGCAGCCGGGGCACGCCTCGAGATGCCTGCGCAGTTGTTCGCGGGTATCCGGGCCGCATTCACCGTCGAGCAGCAGCCATACCTGGCGGATGACCTCCGCGCAGCCGACGCTGCCGTGGGACT
Coding sequences within it:
- a CDS encoding 50S ribosomal protein bL37 translates to MAKRGRKKRDRKHSKANHGKRPNS
- the rsrA gene encoding mycothiol system anti-sigma-R factor, which produces MSEFAGQGGASADACPNDESHGSVGCAEVIRQVWLLLDGECGPDTREQLRRHLEACPGCFKHYGLEERIKALIATKCKGERAPEGLRERLRLEIRRTTIIRGTQ